The proteins below are encoded in one region of Enhydrobacter sp.:
- a CDS encoding VacJ family lipoprotein: MARVRHSALAAVTVVLVAGCATRDTGSADVWDPLETPNRFIFSINQAVDTIAIRPVAVLYRDWMPKPAQRGVHNVVENLGEPVTAINDAVQGNAHQAATSMARFLVNTTLGVAGLFDVASTFGLKKSDNDAGQTIGYYAGVEPENGGFYLVLPLIGPSNARDAVGLVADAAIDPFGLAIYNLSSSTAYWIYAGTRYGVTVLDTRVHTMTALDDLQRNSVDYYAALRSAYTQRRAEQIRQKREKTDTRAELERRDNLALVR, from the coding sequence ATGGCGCGTGTCCGCCATTCGGCGTTGGCTGCCGTCACGGTGGTGCTTGTCGCCGGCTGTGCGACCCGTGACACCGGGTCGGCGGATGTCTGGGATCCGCTCGAGACACCGAACCGGTTCATCTTCTCGATCAATCAGGCGGTCGACACGATCGCCATTCGGCCGGTGGCGGTGCTGTATCGCGACTGGATGCCCAAGCCCGCGCAACGCGGCGTCCACAACGTCGTGGAGAATCTTGGCGAGCCGGTCACGGCCATCAACGATGCAGTCCAGGGCAACGCCCATCAGGCCGCGACATCGATGGCGCGCTTCCTGGTCAATACGACGCTCGGTGTGGCCGGTCTTTTCGATGTCGCGAGCACGTTCGGCCTCAAGAAGAGCGACAACGATGCCGGCCAGACGATCGGCTACTATGCCGGAGTCGAGCCCGAGAACGGCGGCTTCTATCTCGTGCTGCCGCTGATCGGTCCATCGAATGCACGCGATGCCGTCGGGCTGGTGGCGGATGCCGCCATAGACCCGTTCGGTCTCGCCATCTACAATTTGAGCAGTAGCACTGCGTATTGGATCTATGCCGGTACGCGCTATGGCGTGACGGTGCTCGATACGCGCGTGCACACCATGACGGCGCTCGACGATCTGCAGCGCAACAGCGTCGATTATTACGCGGCGCTGCGCAGCGCCTATACCCAGCGCCGCGCCGAGCAGATCCGCCAGAAGCGTGAAAAGACCGATACGCGGGCCGAGCTGGAGCGGCGCGACAATCTCGCGCTGGTACGGTAG